The following DNA comes from Streptomyces globosus.
CGCCCACGGCCTTGCTGACGACGAAACCCGCACGCGTCGGGGAATCATTCTCCCCCGGCTCGTGCGGGTCCGTTGCACCGCTTGTACGTAGGTGGACGACGAGGAGCGGGCGACCGGCCCTGCGGCCCCGCCGTACCGCGCTCGCGAAGTCCTCGCGCCGCCTCAGCCGATTGTCGGGAGACAGCACGACGTCACTACCTGCGTGTGGTTACGCGGAGAGGGCAGAGCGGCCCTTGCTGCGGCGGTTCGCCAGGATGGCGCGGCCGGCACGCGTACGCATCCGCAGGCGGAAGCCGTGGGTCTTGGCGCGGCGGCGGTTGTTCGGCTGGAAGGTGCGCTTGCTCACTCGGGGGCTCCAGAGAATGAATCGTTGTGGCGGGACATCGCCTGGCTGTCACCGTGCGCCCACGAGGAAGCTCGCGTGTTCGCCCGAGTGGCACCGCTCAACGATCACAACTAGTGATCCTCGCC
Coding sequences within:
- the rnpA gene encoding ribonuclease P protein component, producing the protein MLSPDNRLRRREDFASAVRRGRRAGRPLLVVHLRTSGATDPHEPGENDSPTRAGFVVSKAVGGAVVRNRVKRRLRHLVRERLTRLPAGSLVVVRALPGSGDAGPEDLARDLDAALLRLLGGAAR
- the rpmH gene encoding 50S ribosomal protein L34 is translated as MSKRTFQPNNRRRAKTHGFRLRMRTRAGRAILANRRSKGRSALSA